The proteins below come from a single Afipia felis ATCC 53690 genomic window:
- a CDS encoding metal/formaldehyde-sensitive transcriptional repressor gives MSHTIKNKPKLLGRVKRIKGQLEAVERALEAEIGCADVLMLVASVRGAVTGLTSELLEDHIRHHVVDPAHEKDPEKAKGAADLIDVVRTYLK, from the coding sequence ATGTCACATACGATCAAGAACAAGCCCAAACTTCTGGGCCGCGTGAAGCGTATCAAGGGCCAGCTTGAGGCTGTGGAACGGGCGCTGGAGGCCGAAATTGGCTGCGCCGATGTCCTGATGCTGGTGGCCTCGGTCCGCGGCGCTGTCACGGGCCTCACATCGGAACTGCTCGAAGACCACATTCGCCATCACGTCGTTGACCCCGCGCACGAGAAGGACCCGGAGAAGGCCAAAGGCGCGGCCGATCTCATCGATGTTGTTCGAACCTACCTGAAGTGA
- the trxB gene encoding thioredoxin-disulfide reductase has product MAGPIHAKVVIIGSGPAGYTAAIYAARAMLEPVLIQGIQPGGQLTITTDVENYPGFAEAIQGPWLMTEMEKQAAHVGAKIVTDHVNKLELTQSPFRITCDSGDVYLAEAVILATGAQARWLGIPSEEAFKGFGVSACATCDGFFYRNKEVIVVGGGNTAVEEALFLTNFASSVTLVHRRDSLRAERILQDRLFKHPKIKVVWDSEIAEIAGEQNPSKVTRVRLRNLKTGTVTEQAADGVFIAIGHAPATELVQGQLKLKSSGYIEIAPHSTATSVPGVFAAGDVADEHYRQAVTAAGMGCMAALETERFLAARASERAAAE; this is encoded by the coding sequence ATGGCCGGTCCTATCCACGCCAAAGTCGTCATCATCGGGTCCGGCCCGGCCGGTTACACCGCAGCAATTTATGCTGCGCGTGCGATGCTCGAGCCGGTGCTGATCCAGGGCATCCAGCCGGGTGGCCAGCTCACCATCACCACCGACGTGGAGAACTATCCGGGCTTCGCCGAGGCGATCCAGGGTCCCTGGCTGATGACGGAGATGGAAAAGCAGGCTGCCCATGTCGGCGCCAAGATCGTCACCGATCACGTCAACAAGCTCGAACTCACACAATCCCCGTTCCGCATCACCTGCGATTCGGGCGATGTCTATCTCGCGGAAGCGGTGATTCTTGCGACCGGCGCGCAGGCGCGCTGGCTCGGCATTCCCTCCGAGGAAGCCTTCAAGGGCTTCGGCGTTTCGGCCTGCGCGACCTGCGACGGCTTCTTCTATCGCAACAAGGAAGTGATCGTGGTCGGCGGCGGCAACACCGCGGTCGAGGAAGCGCTGTTCCTGACGAACTTCGCCTCCTCGGTGACGCTGGTCCACCGCCGCGACAGCCTGCGCGCCGAGCGCATCCTGCAGGATCGCCTGTTCAAACATCCCAAGATCAAGGTGGTGTGGGACAGCGAGATCGCGGAAATCGCGGGTGAGCAGAATCCATCCAAGGTCACCCGCGTGCGCCTGCGCAATCTCAAGACCGGCACGGTCACCGAGCAGGCCGCCGACGGCGTCTTCATCGCCATCGGCCACGCGCCCGCGACCGAACTGGTGCAGGGCCAGCTCAAGCTGAAATCATCGGGCTATATCGAGATCGCCCCGCATTCCACCGCGACTTCCGTGCCCGGCGTGTTCGCCGCCGGAGACGTCGCCGACGAACATTACCGGCAGGCCGTGACGGCTGCCGGCATGGGCTGCATGGCCGCGCTCGAAACCGAACGCTTCCTTGCAGCCCGTGCGAGCGAACGCGCCGCTGCGGAGTAA
- a CDS encoding bifunctional diguanylate cyclase/phosphodiesterase, with product MLKIYNCIATAHDLRLVMLAAIVCALSSFAAFRLLHHARTVHGQMRYIWLAVSAVSIGFGIWATHFIAMLAFSPGIQSGYNIALTALSLAAAILLTGGGLAVAMIPGWSAAPVLGGAIVAGGIAAMHYTGMAAFEIAGIIVWDFAMVAWSIVLGAVLGAIALPVGLHDSSEKWKAAGAVLLTLAICSHHFTGMAAVTILPDPAMHVPDTALPPALLAILVCAASLTIILLALGAVALDVRDRRRAELETDRMRGLANAAVEGLLVCDGDTIVTVNDSFAQLTGSSSAALVGSKLDRCLPDEATRSKLFATPNQPMEVTLLDQSGAGIPAEVILRPIDYAGRPHHVIAVRDLRARKKNEQHIRYLAHHDALTSLPNRTSFNTAIDQALEVLPKNQKLAVLCLDLDRFKEVNDLFGHAAGDKVLQTVAIRIGALLGNGQVMSRLGGDEFAILLPNAADVQSARRFAESVLGALRVKGDTPETDSISSSVGIALYPDDASDRQMLLNHADTALYRAKTEGRNTYRFFEARMGEEVRERRMIEHDLRHAVARHELRLVYQPQHDIKTNTVTGFEALLRWKHPTRGDVSPATFIPIAEEAGAILGIGEWVLRTACREAASWPEPLTVAVNVSTLQIYDPHFAQLVHSILLETGLPPGQLELEITETALVRDLNRALLTLRQIKALGVHIAMDDFGTGYSSLSNLRAFPFDKIKIDGSFIKSVDHNEQAATIVRTVLGLGRGLGLPVLAEGVETVGEMKFLRDQNCDEIQGYLIGRPSDIEDFRTFTHNEAPSDIGSSTMSAAKAG from the coding sequence ATGCTCAAAATTTATAATTGTATCGCGACCGCCCATGATCTGCGGCTGGTCATGCTCGCGGCCATTGTCTGCGCGCTGTCGTCCTTCGCCGCCTTCCGCCTGCTGCATCATGCGCGCACGGTGCATGGCCAGATGCGTTACATCTGGCTCGCGGTGTCTGCCGTTTCCATCGGCTTCGGCATCTGGGCGACGCATTTCATCGCGATGCTCGCTTTCTCTCCCGGCATTCAAAGCGGCTACAACATCGCTCTCACGGCCCTGTCGCTGGCGGCTGCCATCCTGCTGACCGGCGGCGGCCTTGCCGTGGCGATGATTCCCGGCTGGAGCGCCGCCCCTGTTTTAGGTGGCGCCATCGTCGCCGGCGGCATCGCGGCGATGCATTACACCGGCATGGCCGCGTTCGAAATCGCCGGCATCATCGTCTGGGATTTTGCGATGGTCGCATGGTCCATCGTGCTCGGCGCGGTGCTCGGTGCGATCGCACTCCCGGTTGGACTTCACGATTCCTCCGAAAAGTGGAAAGCGGCTGGCGCGGTGTTGCTAACGCTCGCGATCTGCAGCCATCACTTCACCGGCATGGCCGCGGTCACGATCCTGCCCGATCCGGCGATGCACGTCCCCGACACCGCTTTGCCTCCGGCCTTGCTCGCCATCCTCGTCTGCGCGGCAAGCCTGACGATCATTCTGCTCGCGCTCGGCGCAGTTGCGCTCGACGTACGCGACAGGCGTCGCGCCGAACTTGAAACGGACCGGATGCGTGGCCTCGCCAACGCCGCCGTCGAAGGTCTTCTGGTGTGCGACGGCGATACCATCGTCACCGTCAACGACAGCTTCGCGCAATTGACAGGATCGTCGTCAGCGGCGCTGGTCGGCAGCAAGCTCGACCGCTGCCTTCCCGACGAAGCCACGCGAAGCAAACTGTTCGCCACGCCGAACCAGCCGATGGAAGTCACCCTGCTCGATCAGAGCGGAGCGGGAATTCCTGCCGAAGTCATTCTCCGGCCGATCGACTATGCCGGGCGTCCTCATCACGTTATCGCCGTGCGCGATCTGCGTGCGCGCAAGAAAAACGAACAGCACATCCGCTATCTCGCCCATCACGATGCCCTGACCTCGCTGCCCAATCGCACATCCTTCAACACGGCAATCGATCAGGCGCTGGAGGTTCTTCCGAAGAACCAGAAACTCGCCGTCCTGTGCCTCGATCTCGACCGCTTCAAGGAGGTCAACGATCTGTTCGGCCACGCCGCAGGCGACAAGGTGCTGCAAACCGTCGCCATCCGCATCGGCGCGCTACTGGGGAACGGACAGGTCATGTCGCGCCTCGGCGGCGATGAATTCGCGATTCTGCTCCCGAACGCCGCCGACGTGCAATCCGCGCGCCGCTTTGCCGAAAGCGTGCTCGGCGCATTGCGCGTCAAAGGCGACACGCCGGAAACCGACAGCATTTCCAGTAGCGTCGGCATCGCACTTTATCCGGACGATGCGAGCGACCGCCAGATGCTGCTCAACCATGCCGATACCGCGCTGTATCGCGCCAAGACCGAGGGCCGTAATACCTATCGCTTCTTCGAAGCCAGAATGGGCGAAGAAGTCCGCGAGCGGCGGATGATCGAGCACGATTTGCGCCACGCGGTCGCCCGCCACGAACTGCGGCTCGTCTATCAGCCCCAGCACGACATCAAGACCAACACCGTCACCGGCTTCGAGGCGCTCCTGCGCTGGAAGCACCCGACGCGCGGCGATGTCTCTCCCGCGACCTTCATTCCAATCGCGGAAGAGGCCGGCGCCATTCTCGGCATCGGCGAATGGGTGTTGCGCACGGCCTGCCGGGAAGCCGCCTCGTGGCCGGAGCCGCTGACCGTCGCGGTCAACGTCTCGACGCTGCAAATCTACGACCCGCATTTCGCCCAGCTCGTCCACAGCATCCTGCTGGAAACGGGCCTTCCGCCGGGCCAGCTCGAACTTGAGATCACCGAAACGGCGCTGGTGCGTGACCTCAACCGCGCGTTGCTGACGCTGCGTCAGATCAAGGCGCTCGGCGTGCACATCGCGATGGACGATTTCGGCACCGGCTATTCGTCGCTGTCCAACCTGCGCGCCTTCCCGTTCGACAAGATCAAGATCGACGGCTCCTTCATCAAGTCCGTCGACCACAACGAACAGGCGGCGACGATCGTGCGCACGGTGCTCGGCCTCGGCCGCGGGCTCGGTCTGCCGGTGCTGGCCGAAGGCGTCGAGACCGTCGGCGAGATGAAATTCCTGCGCGACCAGAACTGCGACGAAATTCAGGGCTATCTGATCGGCCGTCCCTCGGACATCGAGGACTTCCGCACGTTCACGCATAACGAAGCGCCCTCCGACATCGGAAGCAGCACGATGTCGGCAGCCAAAGCCGGATAA
- a CDS encoding metal-sensitive transcriptional regulator: protein MRDEIKSSCQKRLKRIEGQVRGLSAMIEADRYCIDVVTQIAAARAALRRVEEEILRDHVAHCVEHAIRSGDKADQRQKIAELMDVVSRADR from the coding sequence ATGAGAGACGAGATCAAGTCATCCTGCCAAAAACGGCTCAAACGCATCGAAGGTCAGGTCCGCGGGCTCAGCGCCATGATCGAAGCCGACCGCTACTGCATCGACGTCGTGACGCAGATCGCGGCGGCGCGGGCGGCGCTTCGCCGCGTCGAGGAAGAAATCCTGCGCGACCATGTGGCTCACTGTGTGGAACATGCGATCCGCTCCGGCGACAAAGCCGACCAGCGGCAGAAGATCGCCGAGCTGATGGACGTGGTGAGCCGCGCTGACCGGTGA
- a CDS encoding heavy metal translocating P-type ATPase — translation MAHDADGKSGCCGSHDKAKTAGAAPAHGEGESCCQGESGGHEHTHSHEPKQAASCCHATQDGAAAANADVAIDPVCGMKVDPRAPKGGRFSYKGTDYVFCSSRCHDRFKADPEKYLAPKTEPEEVIPGAVYTCPMHPEVRQIGPGTCPKCGMALEPETISLDDKPDPELIDMRRRFWIALVLTIPVFVIEMGGHMFGQHLVSPTVSNWLSLALATVVVLWAGAPFFVRGWQSVVTWNLNMFTLIAMGTGIAYLYSVAAVLAPQAFPDAFRDMHGAVAVYFESAMVIVTLVLLGQVMELRAREKTSGAIRALLSLAPKTARRVKDGVEEDIALDDVAVGDLLRVRPGETVPVDGTVKEGRSSVDESMVTGESMPVTKSAGAPVIGGTLNQSGGLVMVADKVGRDTVLSRIVDLVAKAQRSRAPVQRLADYVAGWFVPTVVTAAILAFAAWAMFGPEPRYSYALVAAVTVLIIACPCALGLATPMSIMVGIGRGARSGILVRDADALERMEKIDTFVIDKTGTLTQGKPDVVGIAASDKFSENELLRLAASVERASEHPLAAAIVKAAQERSLQLADVSGFDSPAGKGAIGRVDGKIVALGNATLMAELKIDIAAWEAIAKARQSEGATAIYIVVDGVAQGVIAIADPVKPSAQAALDKLRAVGLKIVMLTGDNAATARAVAARLGITDVEADVLPEHKSDAVLRLQKQGRRVAMVGDGVNDAPALAAADVGVAMGGGTDAAIESAGITLLRGDLMGLVQARELSVATMRNIRQNLAFAFLYNAGGVPIAAGVLYPAFGLLLSPAVGAAAMALSSVSVIGNALRLSRLRLSS, via the coding sequence ATGGCTCATGACGCGGACGGGAAATCAGGCTGCTGCGGCTCTCATGACAAGGCAAAGACGGCAGGCGCTGCTCCCGCGCATGGCGAGGGCGAAAGCTGCTGTCAGGGCGAGAGCGGCGGTCACGAGCACACGCATAGCCATGAGCCCAAGCAAGCGGCGTCCTGTTGTCACGCGACACAAGACGGAGCTGCAGCCGCGAACGCCGATGTTGCCATCGATCCGGTCTGCGGCATGAAGGTCGATCCGCGCGCGCCGAAGGGCGGACGTTTCTCTTACAAGGGCACGGACTACGTCTTCTGCAGTTCGCGCTGCCACGATCGCTTCAAGGCGGACCCCGAGAAATACCTCGCACCGAAAACCGAGCCCGAAGAGGTCATCCCCGGCGCCGTTTACACCTGTCCGATGCATCCCGAGGTGCGCCAGATCGGTCCCGGCACCTGCCCGAAATGCGGCATGGCGTTGGAGCCGGAAACCATTTCGCTCGACGACAAGCCCGATCCTGAACTGATCGACATGCGCCGCCGCTTCTGGATCGCGCTGGTGCTCACGATCCCGGTGTTCGTGATCGAGATGGGCGGACACATGTTTGGCCAGCATCTGGTTTCGCCGACGGTGTCGAACTGGCTGTCGCTCGCGCTCGCGACGGTGGTGGTGCTGTGGGCGGGCGCGCCGTTCTTCGTGCGCGGCTGGCAATCGGTCGTGACGTGGAATCTCAACATGTTCACGCTGATCGCGATGGGCACCGGCATCGCCTATCTCTACAGCGTCGCCGCGGTGCTCGCGCCGCAGGCTTTCCCGGACGCGTTCCGCGACATGCACGGCGCGGTCGCGGTGTATTTCGAATCCGCGATGGTGATCGTGACGCTGGTGCTGCTCGGGCAGGTAATGGAGTTGCGCGCGCGCGAGAAGACATCGGGCGCGATCCGCGCGCTGCTGTCGCTCGCGCCGAAAACCGCGCGCCGCGTCAAGGATGGCGTCGAGGAAGATATCGCGCTCGATGATGTCGCGGTCGGCGATTTGTTGCGTGTGCGGCCCGGCGAAACCGTGCCGGTCGACGGCACGGTGAAAGAGGGACGTTCCTCCGTCGATGAATCGATGGTGACCGGCGAATCGATGCCCGTCACCAAGAGTGCGGGCGCGCCGGTGATCGGCGGCACGCTCAACCAGAGCGGCGGGCTTGTCATGGTCGCCGACAAGGTTGGCCGCGACACCGTGCTGTCGCGGATCGTCGATCTCGTCGCCAAGGCGCAGCGCTCGCGCGCGCCGGTGCAGCGGCTGGCGGATTACGTCGCAGGCTGGTTCGTGCCGACCGTGGTGACGGCGGCGATCCTCGCCTTTGCCGCGTGGGCGATGTTCGGCCCCGAGCCGCGTTATTCCTATGCGCTGGTTGCCGCCGTGACGGTGCTCATCATCGCCTGTCCGTGCGCGCTCGGTCTTGCCACGCCGATGTCGATCATGGTCGGCATCGGGCGCGGCGCACGTTCCGGCATTCTGGTGCGCGACGCCGACGCGCTGGAGCGGATGGAGAAGATCGACACCTTCGTGATCGACAAGACCGGCACGCTGACGCAAGGCAAGCCCGATGTCGTCGGCATCGCCGCGTCGGACAAATTCAGCGAGAATGAATTGCTGCGTCTTGCCGCCAGCGTGGAGCGCGCGAGCGAGCATCCCCTGGCGGCGGCCATCGTGAAAGCGGCGCAGGAGCGCAGCCTGCAACTCGCGGACGTGAGCGGCTTCGATTCGCCCGCGGGCAAGGGCGCGATCGGGCGGGTGGACGGCAAGATCGTCGCGCTCGGCAACGCCACATTAATGGCGGAGCTCAAGATCGATATTGCTGCGTGGGAGGCAATTGCCAAGGCGCGGCAAAGCGAGGGCGCGACCGCGATCTACATCGTGGTCGACGGCGTCGCGCAGGGTGTCATCGCCATCGCTGATCCGGTGAAGCCGAGCGCGCAGGCTGCGCTCGACAAACTGCGCGCTGTGGGGCTGAAGATCGTCATGCTTACCGGCGACAATGCCGCGACAGCGCGTGCGGTGGCAGCGCGGCTCGGCATCACGGATGTCGAGGCTGATGTATTGCCCGAGCACAAGAGCGATGCCGTGCTGCGTCTGCAGAAGCAGGGCCGTCGTGTCGCGATGGTGGGTGATGGCGTCAACGATGCACCGGCGCTCGCGGCCGCCGATGTCGGTGTCGCCATGGGAGGTGGAACCGATGCGGCCATTGAGAGCGCCGGCATCACGCTGTTGCGCGGCGATCTGATGGGCCTCGTGCAGGCGAGGGAATTGTCGGTCGCGACGATGCGCAACATCCGCCAGAATCTGGCTTTCGCATTCCTCTACAATGCGGGCGGCGTGCCGATCGCGGCGGGCGTGCTGTATCCGGCATTTGGCCTGTTGCTGTCGCCTGCGGTCGGTGCCGCGGCGATGGCGCTGTCGTCGGTCAGCGTGATCGGCAATGCCTTGCGGCTGTCGCGGCTGCGGTTGTCGTCATGA
- a CDS encoding sulfite exporter TauE/SafE family protein: protein MTFVDFLLLAAGGFLAGVVNSVAGGGTFLSFASMVACGLTALEANATSAVAITPSNLATVAAYRNEVKSHWREFIPFAVIGMIGGGIGAWLLIWLGNAGFRPLVPWLLLFATLLFAFSGPIRALVEPWSQRAESGVRLAAYGLMVAVSIYGGFFGAGIGFVILAALLILEGGDYHKANAIRITIAFLIQAVAAVLLIFGGLVYWPHAIVTMLAASVGGYYGVGWAKALPDKIVRAVVVTIGAALTIVFFVNP, encoded by the coding sequence GTGACGTTTGTCGATTTTTTGCTGCTCGCCGCAGGAGGCTTCCTCGCGGGCGTCGTCAACTCTGTCGCCGGTGGCGGCACCTTCCTGTCTTTCGCGTCGATGGTCGCCTGCGGCCTGACCGCGCTCGAGGCCAATGCCACCAGCGCGGTCGCGATCACGCCGTCCAATCTCGCGACCGTTGCGGCGTATCGCAATGAAGTGAAATCGCACTGGCGCGAATTCATTCCGTTCGCGGTCATAGGCATGATCGGCGGCGGGATCGGCGCATGGCTTCTGATCTGGCTCGGCAATGCCGGCTTCCGGCCGCTGGTGCCGTGGCTGCTTTTATTCGCGACGCTGCTGTTCGCCTTCAGCGGACCGATCCGGGCGCTTGTCGAACCGTGGTCACAGCGCGCGGAGAGCGGTGTGCGCCTTGCCGCCTACGGCTTGATGGTGGCGGTGTCGATCTATGGCGGCTTCTTCGGCGCGGGGATCGGCTTCGTCATCCTCGCGGCGCTGCTTATTCTCGAAGGCGGCGACTATCACAAGGCCAATGCGATCCGCATCACCATCGCCTTTTTGATTCAGGCGGTGGCGGCGGTGCTCCTGATCTTCGGCGGGCTGGTGTATTGGCCGCATGCGATCGTGACGATGCTCGCGGCGTCGGTTGGCGGCTATTACGGCGTCGGCTGGGCGAAGGCGTTGCCGGATAAGATTGTCCGCGCCGTGGTCGTGACCATCGGCGCGGCGCTGACGATTGTGTTCTTCGTGAACCCGTAA
- the greA gene encoding transcription elongation factor GreA, translated as MVEKLPITAAGHVALEEELKQRQAVERPRIIEAIAEARSHGDLSENAEYHAAKEAQSHNEGRIHELEDKLARADIIDVSKLSGDTIKFGATVTLIDEDTEKKVVYQIVGETEADAKKGRISITSPLARALIGKTKGTSVEVVAPGGARAYEVTKVDWK; from the coding sequence ATGGTTGAGAAGCTTCCGATCACCGCCGCCGGACATGTGGCTCTCGAAGAAGAACTGAAGCAGCGCCAGGCTGTGGAGCGTCCCCGCATCATCGAGGCGATTGCGGAAGCGCGCTCGCATGGCGACCTGTCCGAGAACGCCGAGTATCACGCGGCGAAGGAAGCGCAGTCGCATAACGAGGGCCGCATCCACGAACTCGAGGACAAGCTCGCGCGCGCCGACATCATCGACGTTTCGAAACTGTCGGGCGACACCATCAAGTTCGGCGCGACCGTGACGCTGATCGACGAGGACACCGAGAAGAAGGTCGTCTACCAGATCGTCGGCGAGACCGAGGCCGACGCCAAGAAGGGCCGCATCTCGATCACCTCGCCGCTCGCGCGCGCGCTGATCGGCAAGACCAAGGGCACCTCCGTCGAGGTCGTCGCCCCCGGCGGCGCCAGGGCCTACGAGGTCACCAAGGTAGACTGGAAGTAG
- a CDS encoding Lrp/AsnC family transcriptional regulator: protein MTKQLDAIDLKILHELQEDGRITNVELAKRVGISPPPCLRRVRALEDEGYINGYRGLLDPKALGFDVTVFAAVHLSSQADADLRAFEAFVNAQPIVRECWMLSGETDFILKCVASDMASFQEFVTHLTAAPHVQNVRTSLVLHNSKYAPAVPLELKV, encoded by the coding sequence GTGACCAAACAACTCGACGCCATCGACCTCAAGATCCTGCACGAGCTTCAGGAGGATGGCCGCATCACCAATGTGGAACTGGCCAAGCGTGTTGGAATCTCGCCGCCGCCCTGCCTGCGGCGTGTCCGGGCGCTGGAGGACGAAGGCTACATCAACGGCTATCGCGGGCTGCTCGATCCCAAGGCGCTCGGCTTCGACGTCACGGTGTTCGCCGCCGTGCATCTGTCGAGCCAGGCGGATGCCGATCTGCGCGCCTTCGAGGCATTCGTGAATGCCCAGCCGATCGTGCGCGAATGCTGGATGCTGTCGGGCGAGACCGACTTCATCCTGAAATGCGTTGCCTCCGACATGGCAAGCTTCCAGGAGTTCGTGACGCATCTGACCGCCGCGCCGCATGTGCAGAACGTGCGCACCTCGCTGGTGCTGCACAATTCGAAATACGCGCCTGCGGTGCCGCTGGAATTGAAAGTCTGA
- a CDS encoding LysR family transcriptional regulator, with amino-acid sequence MARSHDGLTDMDWDKLKVFHAAAEAGSFTHAGEQLGLSQSAVSRQVSALEQELSVSLFHRHARGLILTEQGDLLFRTAHDVFMQLQAARAKLTDSRERPSGELKVTTSPGLGINWLIPRLTEFTSLYPEIRLALTLTDEELDLSMREADVALRTRKPTQPDLIQRKLFSIGFHAYCSPDYAKKFGTPRTLEDLDNHRLIVLNAQNVPPHLQNRNWLIEAGRNGAGPREPFFKVNNVLGLVRACQQGIGIAALPDYLIDETNRLLQLFGEDDSIQLDAYFVYPEELKSVARVQVFRDFIVSKAQRWPS; translated from the coding sequence ATGGCCCGATCTCACGACGGACTGACGGATATGGACTGGGACAAGCTGAAGGTGTTTCACGCTGCCGCCGAGGCTGGCAGCTTCACGCATGCCGGCGAACAGCTTGGGCTGTCGCAGTCTGCGGTGTCGCGCCAGGTTTCCGCGCTGGAGCAGGAACTGTCGGTATCGCTGTTTCACCGCCATGCCCGCGGCCTGATCCTCACCGAACAGGGCGACCTGCTGTTCCGCACCGCGCATGATGTCTTCATGCAGCTTCAGGCGGCACGCGCCAAGCTGACCGACAGCCGCGAACGGCCAAGTGGGGAACTCAAGGTCACGACCTCGCCGGGTCTCGGCATCAACTGGCTGATTCCGCGGCTGACCGAATTCACTTCGCTCTATCCGGAAATCCGGCTGGCACTGACGCTGACGGATGAGGAACTCGACCTTTCCATGCGCGAGGCCGACGTCGCGTTGCGTACCCGCAAGCCGACCCAGCCGGACCTGATTCAGCGGAAACTTTTTTCAATCGGCTTCCACGCCTATTGCTCGCCGGATTACGCCAAGAAATTCGGCACGCCGCGTACGCTGGAGGACCTCGATAATCACCGGCTGATCGTCCTCAACGCGCAGAATGTGCCGCCGCACCTGCAGAACAGGAACTGGCTGATCGAGGCCGGGCGCAACGGCGCAGGACCACGCGAACCGTTTTTCAAGGTCAACAACGTGCTGGGCCTCGTCCGTGCCTGCCAGCAGGGCATCGGCATCGCCGCGTTGCCCGATTACCTGATCGATGAAACCAATCGCCTGCTGCAATTATTCGGTGAGGACGATTCGATTCAACTCGATGCTTATTTTGTCTATCCCGAAGAATTGAAGTCGGTGGCGCGCGTCCAGGTGTTCCGCGATTTCATCGTCAGCAAAGCGCAGCGCTGGCCGTCATAA
- a CDS encoding DoxX family protein, with protein MSLENTLAPWRPQVLSVLRFMAGLEILQHGMAKILHFPPVPQMANVQIGSLMGIGGLIELIGGALMVVGLFTRPTAFILCGFTAVAYFMVHASKSFFPILNGGELAVLYCFVFLYIFAAGPGPWSVDAMRGRK; from the coding sequence ATGAGCCTCGAAAACACACTCGCACCCTGGCGGCCGCAAGTTCTCAGCGTGTTGCGCTTCATGGCCGGACTTGAGATTCTCCAGCACGGAATGGCGAAGATCCTGCATTTTCCACCCGTGCCCCAAATGGCCAATGTCCAGATCGGATCGCTGATGGGCATCGGTGGTTTGATCGAACTGATCGGCGGCGCACTGATGGTGGTCGGGCTGTTCACGCGGCCCACCGCGTTCATTCTCTGCGGCTTCACGGCGGTGGCCTACTTCATGGTCCACGCCTCAAAAAGCTTCTTCCCGATCCTGAACGGCGGCGAACTCGCGGTGCTCTATTGCTTCGTGTTCCTGTACATCTTCGCGGCCGGTCCCGGCCCGTGGAGCGTCGATGCCATGCGCGGCAGGAAGTAA